Proteins encoded in a region of the Trypanosoma brucei gambiense DAL972 chromosome 11, complete sequence genome:
- a CDS encoding glycosyltransferase family-like protein translates to MWGFCKIDKQQREAHYANNYRRSRELDFSVVCGCWCPEKLLTCTFSSIYFNVKDTRPLLVVHINKGKVGVPFLVAQHLSSQQMFCRSVKWFSVFDACYVLNLDRRQDRWAHVQQQLSRAKLETFLRPPAKVTRVSGVDGQALDVEALHRNGLVTDVGYQRFLLPLEEKLFGMDLTPGAIGCALGHRKIWETVVEKRHQCALILEDDVEFHHKFPRLLREVWPRVPSDWGIVHLGGLDLLASGKPPRPFVDVGVRHAYSGHRELTAYVLHHAAAKRCLEHTLPMTWQVDTHICSVVTEDPAAQDSYISDPMTYVFQPSLAIQITSFGTDVQKRPSDNPPLEDAARRMREFVGGGTSVR, encoded by the coding sequence ATGTGGGGGTTCTGTAAAATTGACaagcaacaaagagaagCACATTATGCAAATAATTATCGTCGGTCACGTGAACTCGATTTCTCTGTTGTTTGTGGCTGTTGGTGCCCCGAAAAATTACTCACATGCACTTTCTCTTCGATTTACTTCAATGTGAAGGACACCAGACCGCTCCTCGTTGTACATataaacaaaggaaaggtggGAGTGCCGTTCCTGGTGGCACAACACTTGTCCTCTCAGCAAATGTTTTGCCGTTCCGTGAAGTGGTTTAGTGTATTTGACGCTTGTTATGTTCTTAACCTTGACCGCCGCCAGGACCGCTGGGCACACGTACAGCAGCAGCTGTCCCGGGCGAAGTTAGAGACGTTTCTTCGACCACCGGCGAAGGTTACCCGTGTGAGTGGTGTTGATGGGCAGGCGCTAGATGTGGAAGCGCTTCATCGAAACGGCCTTGTAACAGACGTTGGATACCAACGGTTCCTGTTGCCGCTTGAGGAAAAGTTGTTTGGTATGGATTTAACTCCCGGTGCTATCGGTTGTGCGTTGGGCCACAGAAAGATATGGGAAACTGTTGTTGAGAAGCGTCATCAGTGTGCATTGATTCTGGAAGACGATGTTGAGTTCCACCACAAGTTTCCCCGACTTTTGAGAGAAGTTTGGCCGCGTGTTCCGAGCGATTGGGGAATCGTGCATCTTGGTGGACTCGACCTGCTCGCTAGTGGGAAACCGCCAAGACCCTTTGTTGACGTGGGCGTTCGGCATGCATACAGCGGACATCGTGAGCTGACAGCTTACGTTCTTCACCACGCCGCTGCAAAGAGGTGCCTTGAGCACACACTGCCGATGACGTGGCAAGTGGACACCCATATTTGTAGCGTCGTGACGGAAGATCCGGCGGCACAAGACAGTTACATTTCTGATCCCATGACGTATGTCTTTCAGCCATCATTGGCTATTCAGATCACATCGTTCGGAACTGATGTGCAGAAGAGACCGTCAGACAACCCCCCACTCGAAGATGCAGCGCGGCGTATGCGAGAGTTTGTAGGAGGGGGGACGTCCGTTCGCTGA